A section of the Oscillospiraceae bacterium genome encodes:
- a CDS encoding cupin domain-containing protein, with translation MYKKLADLKTQTKLNAQGKEKMLKTNFADFDGWDPRIRLYSLVQIQPGEEVEYHMHVGESETFVFLSGKGIYNDNGTNVDITPGMVSFTPSGQGHGVKNTGDEVLSLIALILVD, from the coding sequence AAAAAATTAGCAGACTTAAAAACGCAAACGAAATTAAATGCCCAAGGCAAAGAAAAAATGTTAAAAACCAATTTTGCGGATTTTGACGGTTGGGATCCGAGAATTCGTCTTTATTCTCTGGTGCAGATACAGCCCGGGGAAGAAGTGGAGTACCATATGCACGTGGGAGAAAGTGAAACTTTTGTGTTTTTGTCGGGCAAAGGGATTTATAATGATAACGGAACCAATGTGGATATCACTCCCGGTATGGTAAGCTTCACTCCCTCCGGTCAGGGACACGGCGTGAAAAACACCGGCGATGAAGTGCTGTCTTTGATTGCTTTGATTTTGGTGGATTAA
- a CDS encoding helix-turn-helix transcriptional regulator: MEFGEKLQELRKKKGLTQEELADKLYVSRTAVSKWESGRGYPNIESLKAIAKFFSVTIDVLLSGDEVLTIAEEDCKQQEHYFKSLIFGLLDISSIIFFFLPFFGQTVNGRIQEVSLISLQGIAPYLKYIYGVLVIGIVGYGILTLVLQNFHKLFWVKYKDKISLVLSIVATLLFIVSSQPYAATLMFIFLILKAFMLIKR; this comes from the coding sequence ATGGAATTTGGTGAAAAATTACAGGAGCTCAGAAAGAAAAAAGGATTGACTCAGGAAGAATTGGCAGACAAGCTTTATGTTTCCCGTACTGCTGTTTCCAAGTGGGAATCAGGACGTGGATACCCGAATATTGAATCCTTAAAAGCAATTGCCAAATTTTTTTCGGTGACAATTGATGTGTTGCTATCCGGTGATGAAGTTTTAACGATTGCCGAAGAAGATTGCAAACAACAAGAACATTATTTTAAAAGTCTGATATTCGGATTATTGGATATCAGTAGTATCATTTTCTTTTTTCTGCCGTTTTTCGGACAAACTGTCAACGGAAGGATTCAGGAAGTTTCGCTAATATCTTTACAGGGAATTGCACCGTATTTAAAATATATTTATGGTGTTTTGGTGATTGGTATCGTCGGATATGGAATTCTGACATTAGTGCTTCAAAATTTTCATAAGCTATTCTGGGTAAAATATAAAGATAAAATATCTCTGGTATTAAGCATTGTTGCAACACTATTATTTATTGTAAGCTCCCAACCCTACGCAGCAACTTTGATGTTTATCTTTCTGATTCTAAAGGCATTTATGCTGATAAAACGCTAA
- a CDS encoding phosphatase PAP2 family protein, whose protein sequence is MNRKHKNYLCISAGLLLLFLIWTVALCFVDVCQIGPKGTSVGFATVNQAVHDLTGVHLWLYVLTDWLGLVPVFLMMGFGLLGLIQWTKRKKLLKVDADILVLGIFYVIVLALYLFFEAFIINYRPILINNYLEASYPSSTTLLVLCVMPTAILQFHQRIRSVALRWWVNGFLVAFTVFMVLGRLVSGVHWLSDIIGGAMLSGGLVMLYVFVCLKGD, encoded by the coding sequence ATGAACAGAAAACACAAAAATTATTTGTGCATCAGTGCGGGCTTACTGCTGCTGTTTCTTATTTGGACGGTTGCACTTTGCTTTGTTGATGTGTGCCAAATCGGACCAAAGGGGACAAGCGTCGGCTTTGCAACGGTGAATCAGGCTGTTCACGACCTCACAGGAGTACATTTGTGGCTATATGTTTTAACAGACTGGTTGGGACTTGTGCCTGTGTTTTTGATGATGGGATTTGGCTTGCTTGGATTGATACAATGGACGAAAAGAAAAAAACTTTTGAAAGTGGATGCCGACATTTTGGTGCTTGGTATTTTTTATGTGATTGTGTTGGCGTTGTATCTTTTCTTTGAAGCATTCATTATCAATTACAGACCGATTCTTATCAACAATTATCTGGAAGCATCCTATCCCTCGTCCACAACTTTATTGGTGTTGTGTGTGATGCCCACGGCGATACTGCAGTTTCATCAGCGTATCAGAAGTGTGGCACTAAGATGGTGGGTGAACGGTTTTCTTGTTGCCTTTACCGTGTTTATGGTATTGGGAAGACTAGTCTCGGGCGTGCATTGGCTTTCTGATATTATTGGGGGTGCAATGCTTAGCGGCGGTTTGGTAATGCTTTATGTATTTGTGTGTTTGAAAGGAGATTAA
- a CDS encoding SseB family protein, with amino-acid sequence MSKPVNEELLRSGKILLYLKDQFLKNRSKETLFPLLNCLRDSKVIVPVSMMMSKKDAEKFENSKAGDKVTASDPIRFRPDILKKGEKCFLPIFSNKEQIPKDYRENFSTISVTVLQCLEMAKKNEKICGLVLDAYTKPVVLEYPVADLIPKFKSKLQ; translated from the coding sequence ATGAGTAAACCGGTGAATGAAGAACTTTTGCGTTCCGGCAAAATCTTGTTATATTTAAAAGACCAATTTTTAAAAAATCGAAGCAAAGAAACCTTGTTTCCATTATTAAACTGCTTGAGAGATTCCAAAGTGATTGTTCCGGTCAGTATGATGATGAGTAAAAAAGATGCAGAAAAATTCGAAAATTCCAAAGCAGGAGACAAAGTAACCGCATCTGATCCCATCCGATTCAGACCGGATATCTTAAAAAAGGGAGAAAAATGCTTTTTACCGATTTTCTCTAATAAAGAACAGATTCCCAAGGATTACAGAGAAAATTTTTCCACAATTTCCGTGACGGTTCTGCAATGCCTTGAAATGGCGAAAAAGAATGAGAAAATTTGCGGTTTGGTATTGGATGCCTATACCAAACCTGTGGTTTTAGAATATCCTGTGGCAGACTTGATTCCAAAATTTAAAAGCAAATTGCAATAA
- a CDS encoding DNA alkylation repair protein: MKNETIQKDLLLMGEESYREFSAKLMPTVEKETVIGIRVPILRAYAKSLEDYETFFKNLPHRYFEENNLHAFLIERERDFDCCIKKLEAFLPYVNNWATCDGMNPKVLKKEPEKLLLYIQKWITSKETYIVRYAINLLMSYYLDEHFQLEYLKMVCNVQSDEYYINMMRAWYFATALAKQYEATLPYLQNHLLDEWTHNKTIQKAVESYRISNEQKTYFRTLRRKGGKSL; the protein is encoded by the coding sequence ATGAAAAATGAAACGATTCAAAAAGATTTGCTTTTGATGGGAGAAGAAAGCTACCGTGAGTTCAGTGCAAAACTGATGCCCACGGTGGAGAAAGAAACCGTTATCGGCATCCGTGTTCCCATTTTGCGAGCATATGCAAAAAGTTTGGAAGATTACGAAACTTTTTTTAAAAATCTTCCTCATCGGTATTTTGAAGAAAACAACCTCCACGCTTTTTTGATAGAACGGGAACGTGATTTTGATTGTTGTATCAAAAAACTGGAAGCGTTTTTACCCTATGTGAATAACTGGGCAACTTGCGACGGGATGAATCCCAAGGTGCTGAAAAAAGAGCCTGAAAAGCTCCTTCTGTATATCCAAAAATGGATTACTTCTAAAGAAACCTATATCGTTCGTTATGCCATTAATTTACTGATGAGCTACTACTTGGACGAACATTTTCAACTCGAATACTTAAAAATGGTATGTAATGTTCAATCCGATGAATATTACATCAATATGATGCGTGCTTGGTATTTTGCCACCGCGCTGGCCAAGCAGTATGAGGCAACGTTGCCATACCTGCAAAATCATCTGTTGGATGAATGGACACACAATAAAACCATCCAAAAAGCAGTGGAAAGCTATCGGATTTCCAATGAGCAAAAAACGTATTTCAGAACATTAAGAAGAAAAGGTGGGAAGTCCCTATGA
- a CDS encoding YgjV family protein, with protein sequence MSYILSGLGLAVLIVASLIKGETIKKTLYLVLAGNLLVATSYLFTDNGINGAVSSYIGSIQALINLFYAKKNKNIPVWLLVIYALSFIAANFAVLENAIGVIALLATLCFVGCVSSKTGKGYRIWQAANNLLWILYDILSASYGPLVTHTVLCVFTVAGILWNDCRKTKKEIL encoded by the coding sequence ATGTCATACATCTTAAGCGGACTTGGACTGGCGGTGCTGATTGTGGCATCGTTAATCAAAGGTGAAACTATCAAAAAAACATTATACCTGGTGTTGGCAGGAAATCTTTTAGTGGCAACCAGTTATTTGTTTACCGATAACGGGATAAATGGTGCGGTTTCCAGCTATATCGGAAGCATTCAGGCACTCATTAACCTTTTTTACGCCAAAAAGAACAAAAATATTCCCGTATGGTTGCTTGTGATTTATGCCCTATCTTTTATTGCGGCAAACTTTGCAGTGCTGGAGAATGCAATCGGTGTGATTGCGTTACTTGCCACTCTTTGCTTTGTGGGATGTGTGTCTTCCAAAACGGGGAAGGGATACCGCATCTGGCAGGCGGCAAATAACCTGCTTTGGATTTTGTATGATATTTTGTCGGCATCGTATGGACCGCTTGTGACTCACACCGTATTATGTGTTTTTACAGTAGCGGGAATTTTATGGAATGATTGCAGAAAAACAAAAAAGGAGATTCTATAA
- a CDS encoding histidine phosphatase family protein, whose amino-acid sequence MIAEKQKRRFYNMKIYIVRHGDPDYSIDSLTEKGWREAELLSERMKNTPIDDFYCSPLGRAKDTLKPTIEKTGKTFEILSWLREFEGRKEGSIPGHSRVTWDIPPSLWCNEPKFYTFDKWQETPWMTESTAPSAYPEVKEGIDELLSRYGWIREGMVYRGGEDKSIALFCHFGLGSLLMAYLLGIPPVVAQNSFFLAPTSVTTLVSETDGEGYSHFRATGVGDISHLYMGGEPMSESGLYPNFGK is encoded by the coding sequence ATGATTGCAGAAAAACAAAAAAGGAGATTCTATAATATGAAAATCTATATTGTCCGTCACGGCGACCCCGATTATTCTATTGATTCCTTAACCGAAAAAGGTTGGCGGGAAGCTGAATTACTGTCTGAGCGCATGAAAAATACGCCCATAGACGATTTTTACTGTTCTCCTTTGGGCAGAGCAAAAGATACATTGAAACCGACCATTGAAAAAACGGGCAAAACTTTTGAAATTTTGTCTTGGTTACGTGAATTTGAAGGCAGAAAAGAGGGAAGTATTCCAGGGCATAGCAGAGTAACCTGGGACATACCGCCGTCCTTATGGTGCAATGAGCCTAAGTTTTACACCTTTGACAAATGGCAGGAAACTCCCTGGATGACAGAAAGCACTGCACCCTCAGCATATCCAGAAGTAAAAGAGGGAATTGACGAACTTTTGTCTCGTTACGGTTGGATTCGTGAGGGAATGGTGTACCGTGGCGGAGAAGACAAATCCATCGCACTCTTCTGTCATTTTGGTTTGGGTAGTCTTCTGATGGCGTATCTGTTGGGAATTCCGCCTGTGGTGGCGCAAAACAGTTTCTTTCTGGCACCCACCTCGGTGACCACATTGGTTAGTGAAACTGACGGAGAAGGGTACTCCCATTTTCGTGCTACAGGAGTGGGAGATATTTCTCATTTGTATATGGGCGGGGAACCCATGTCGGAATCAGGTCTCTATCCCAACTTTGGAAAATAG
- a CDS encoding hydroxyacid dehydrogenase (Involved in the metabolism of aromatic amino acids): MKISVLDVKTLGNDLDFSGIHKLGDVTVYDLTTQEQAIERIADAEVLILNKVKLTKENLPFAKKLKLVCITATGFDNVDLDYCKEHGIAVCNVVGYSTDSVVQLTVSMAFSLATKLLTYDKFVKSGDYTNCGVFNRVEPVFREMSALTWGVVGLGSIGGKVASIAKTMGCRVLAYKRTPVEEYECVDMDTLCKESDIITVHTPLNDGTYHLINEKRLSQMKDGVVLVNVARGAVFDEEAVTNAVLNGKIGGLGVDVYSTEPMQQDSPYQKLLNRDDVIFTPHMAWGAYDARQRCIDEIEANIKSFTEGGKRSRLV, translated from the coding sequence ATGAAAATATCAGTATTAGATGTAAAAACCTTAGGCAATGATTTAGACTTTTCTGGGATTCATAAGCTCGGTGATGTTACCGTATATGATTTGACCACCCAGGAGCAGGCAATTGAAAGAATCGCCGATGCCGAAGTGTTGATTTTAAATAAGGTAAAACTTACAAAAGAAAATCTTCCTTTTGCAAAAAAACTGAAACTGGTTTGTATTACCGCTACAGGCTTTGACAATGTGGATTTAGACTATTGCAAAGAACACGGCATTGCCGTTTGTAACGTGGTGGGATATTCCACCGACAGCGTGGTGCAGTTAACCGTGTCGATGGCGTTTTCTTTGGCAACCAAACTGCTTACCTATGATAAGTTTGTGAAATCAGGCGACTATACTAATTGTGGTGTGTTCAATCGTGTGGAACCTGTGTTTCGTGAAATGTCTGCACTCACCTGGGGTGTGGTTGGATTAGGAAGTATTGGCGGCAAAGTGGCAAGTATTGCCAAAACAATGGGTTGCCGTGTGTTGGCATATAAACGCACACCCGTGGAAGAATATGAATGTGTGGATATGGATACTTTATGTAAGGAAAGTGACATCATCACTGTGCATACCCCTTTAAATGACGGCACCTATCATCTGATTAACGAAAAACGTCTGTCTCAGATGAAAGACGGTGTGGTATTGGTGAATGTTGCCCGTGGTGCGGTGTTTGATGAAGAAGCGGTAACCAATGCAGTGTTAAACGGAAAAATCGGCGGACTTGGGGTAGATGTGTATTCTACCGAACCAATGCAACAAGACAGCCCCTATCAAAAGCTTTTAAACCGTGACGATGTCATTTTTACGCCTCATATGGCGTGGGGAGCATACGATGCCCGTCAGCGTTGTATTGACGAAATTGAAGCAAATATCAAAAGTTTTACAGAGGGCGGCAAAAGAAGCCGTTTGGTATAG